In Solanum lycopersicum chromosome 3, SLM_r2.1, the genomic stretch GATATTGCATGGCCAAACGCCTACTAAATCTTTCAACTACTTTATGCTATCATTCTTTGTAATTTACTTCTCCAGCATTTTCAGTGGCCGTTATGAAATTTTGACTTGCTAACAGCAAATGTATCTTTTAGAGTTCTACTTTTAATGATGGGGTTGCTTGCTTATTGCAAGACGCTTCAATTTTCACCTTCTTGGTCTTAGCTAGAAAACATTTCATTTTTGCTGATTGTAGGAGGAGATGGAACGGAAAAATGGGTACTGGTGGTCATTGGACAGCAAATATATAGCATTCACACAGGTTGATTCATCTGGGATACCTTTATTCAGAATTATGCATCAAGGTAAAAGTTCCGTTGGTCCTGAGGCACAGGAAGACCACGCTTACCCTTTTGCTGGAGGGCCAAATGTCAAAATTCGCCTGGGAGTGGTTTCAGCTAACGGGGGTCAAATAACATGGATGGATCTTCTTTGTGGTGTAAAGGACAAAGCAAATGAGGACGAGGAATATTTGGCGAGAGTGAATTGGATGCATGGAAATATTCTGACTGCACAAGTCTTGAGTCGATCACAATCCAAactgaaaatcattaaatttgATATCAAGACAGGGAAAAGGAGTGTAATATTGGTTGAAGAACATGATACATGGGTCAATCTTCACGATTGTTTTATACCTTTGGACAAAGGACTCAACAGAACTAATGGTGCATTTATTTGGGCCAGCGAGAAAACAGGGTTCAAACATTTGTATCTTCATGACACAAATGGAGTCTGTTTGGGACCGATAACTCAAGGTGATTGGTTGGTTGAACAAATTGCGGGTGTAAATGAAGTTACTGGCCTTGTATATTTTACAGGAACTTTGGATGGGCCTATGGAATCTCACCTTTACTGTGCTAAATTGTTCCCCGAAGCTAACGGTCCATTGCAGTCCCCTTTGAGATTGACTAATGGACATGGAAAACATGTCGTTGTGCTTGATCGTCAAATGCAAAGATTCATAGATATCCATGATTCCTTGGTCTCACCTCCCAGAATTTCACTCTGCTCCTTGCATGACGGAAACTTGATTATGCATTTATTTGATCAACCTGTCAGTATTCCACAATCCAGGAAACTCCATTTTGAATTACCAGAAATAATTCAGATACAGGCCAAGGATGGAACTACTTTGTATGGGGCATTATACAACCCAGATCCAATGAAGTTTGGACCTCCTCCATACAGAACTATGATTGAAGTGTATGGTGGTCCCAGTGTACAGCTTGTGTGTGACTCGTGGACAAACACGGTTGACATGAGAGCTCAGTATCTACGAAGCAAAGGCATCTTAGTATGGAAGGTTTGCTCCTCTTCTCTTTTCCGTCCATATGCATAATAAATTCATTCAGTTGTACCTGGCCATACCAGTTTTGTCCAATAGGTTGACGTCTGATTGTTGTTATAAACCTCTCTTGTTCTCTATCTTAAAATTGCTGATCTCGTTCCTCGTCTGTTGTGTATTTTCTAAATTGAGTTTTCTGTAGTTTCTCAAAGGAGATTGATTCATTTAGGTCTATTATAGACGATACagaataaataaagtaaagaaaagaCATTCCGAACTTTAACTGCTCAACTTTTTACAGATGGACAATAGAGGCACTGCTCGACGAGGACTCATGTTTGAGGGTGCACTCAAACATAAATTTGGCCTCGTTGACGTTGATGATCAATTGACAGGTGCTGAGTGGCTCCAGAAACAAGGGCTTGCTAAACAGGGCCACATTGGATTATATGGATGGAGCTACGGTGGGTATCTCTCAGCTATGGCGTTGGCAAGGTACCCTGAGGTATTCAAATGTGCTGTTTCTGGTGCTCCTGTTACATCATGGGACGGATATGATACATTTTACACAGAAAAGTATATGGGCCTACCATCTGAAAATCCATCAGTCTATCAAGAGGGCTCCGTAATGCACCACGTTGACAAGATCAAAGGGAAGCTTTTACTCGTGCATGGCATGATCGATGAAAATGTGCATTTTAGGCACACTGCTAGGCTTATTAACGCACTTGTGGCAGCCAGAAAGCCTTACGAGTTGTTAATATTCCCAGATGAACGTCACATGCCTCGGAGACTGAGAGATCGTATATACATGGAGGAGAGAATTTGGGAATTCATCGAGAGAAACTTGTGAATGGCCTACTCATTGTTCTAGCAATCGCTTATATGCCCTCGGCTCTCGGGTAGAGAAAATTTTGGGGCTCATTTCCAGGTCAACACAGCATGGTTCACTTGATTATAGAAGAAAAATTTGTACTATTCTCAGGCTAATAAAAGTTGTTTGTGTTAACTTAATCTGTGTTATAGCTGCCATGTACCATTAGTACCAGATGTACAAAAATAATGCAACACTCCATTTCCTGGGaagaaattaatttgtttttcacCATCACTACTTTTGATTAATGGCATATCTAATGTATTGATATCGAGTTcatttaaactcaatatttttgtaattgaatTCATCTGAAATTAGGGGTGTGCAAAAATCGGCTCAATTGATAAATAATGTTATTAATATATTGGTATTGGGTTACGTGTTCACCGAAAAACGGTTTTGTGAACTCTTTTTTGAGCTATCGATTTTTGATTTTAAGGTTTTAGTTAATGTTTAAACTGATAACCCAATAAATTAAGGATGGGCATAGTATGGTATGATATAGTATTTGAAAGTTTCGACACCATATTTTCGGTATTCGTTTTTTAAAAcgttatattattatcatataaatttgattttgtatgGTTCGATATAATGAAGTTCGGTTTCAGTATTTCATGGTATGGTAATTGTTAAGCATAATTTGTTCAACTTCGACTAATATATACTCGTATAATAGAGTACTATGACTTCGACAATTACAAAAAGGTCTCAATTGTATCATACTAACACATTACATATATAGCAATACAC encodes the following:
- the LOC101256364 gene encoding uncharacterized protein, whose translation is MQSINSGEKKCLKRSRSFSSEMPGTDTNVAKPLEDCVLFPVEDIVQYPLPGCGSPTSIGFSPDDSLVTYLYSPNQNLCRKVFVLDLKNGRHELFFSPPDGGLDENNLSAEEKLRRERSRERGLGVTRYEWVKASARRKVIMVPLPAGVYLKDQNAEPELKIASTSSSPVLDPHISPDGTRLAYVRDNELHVLNLLYHESKKLTTGADDNVITHGLAEYIAQEEMERKNGYWWSLDSKYIAFTQVDSSGIPLFRIMHQGKSSVGPEAQEDHAYPFAGGPNVKIRLGVVSANGGQITWMDLLCGVKDKANEDEEYLARVNWMHGNILTAQVLSRSQSKLKIIKFDIKTGKRSVILVEEHDTWVNLHDCFIPLDKGLNRTNGAFIWASEKTGFKHLYLHDTNGVCLGPITQGDWLVEQIAGVNEVTGLVYFTGTLDGPMESHLYCAKLFPEANGPLQSPLRLTNGHGKHVVVLDRQMQRFIDIHDSLVSPPRISLCSLHDGNLIMHLFDQPVSIPQSRKLHFELPEIIQIQAKDGTTLYGALYNPDPMKFGPPPYRTMIEVYGGPSVQLVCDSWTNTVDMRAQYLRSKGILVWKMDNRGTARRGLMFEGALKHKFGLVDVDDQLTGAEWLQKQGLAKQGHIGLYGWSYGGYLSAMALARYPEVFKCAVSGAPVTSWDGYDTFYTEKYMGLPSENPSVYQEGSVMHHVDKIKGKLLLVHGMIDENVHFRHTARLINALVAARKPYELLIFPDERHMPRRLRDRIYMEERIWEFIERNL